The window catgttggcatctcaaggcatgacactgttaatatgcttgcaaagacagcttctaggaaaccagtagtagaaattgatatgggtgtttcactagcagtgacaaagagaatacttaaacacatatctaatgaagatctcatcgacataacaaattcacaaagacctgaaagttgccgtattaaatattatgatagatatcgtgaggagacattcacatatgggactaatagagcaagaactcggcaatgtgatgctatagtggccagaatacgcctgggatatagacgtatctggcaactttctcaaaacccaaatgtcgagtacacaatgtgtcaattttgtgaaagagaaaacatgcactcacttgaacattatgttgtagaatgtcccatattgtctgactttcgccctcctgggctgaggtatgctgaactctgtaactactatatgagtactggaacacttgatgatatattggacttgtaccctagattaaccatgtaatgtaactatataacctgagcttgtaaaagcatcttaatcaccttcagtggttaatttcttaattgcacactagtttctcttgtcagctatctcaccccgtcagagtaaaagagacaaatatatgtgtatgtatgtgtatatatgtatgtatgtatgtgtgtgtatgtatgtatgtgtgtgtatgtatatatgtgtgtgtgtataaagtataaagctgatcagaattgcatttcaccattataaattcacattaatgcattcataaatctatgtatctatgtatttacgtatgtagcttagcctaacattttaaaagcactacgatcaccttctgtggttgttcaataaatctctgaactgtatgtgacaaatctttcaccctgtccatggaggacagaagaaaatgtatatatgctggttagcattgtaaatgtgtggccacgtctgtggtagaaaataataataataataataataataataataataataataataataataataataataataataagagctaaATTAGAAATATTTTTCATTTCTTTAGACATTCAATAACAATTTGGAGTAGAGTGTGTTTTGCTGACAattaattgacatcatacatcatCAGGTCATACAAATATAATTAATAACACAATTCCCCCTACTTCAATTAATTTTGATAGAGTGTTAGAAGCTCCGCTTGATAAAGAACAAAGTCAGTGATAAAGCCGGCAGCACGTGGAGAGGAGGCTGGCGGAGCCAGGAACGTTTGTGTACTCTGGTGGGGCTTGCACCTCACGTTGCAGCACTCTTGGCAACTGTGTTTAAACACACTGGTCACAGCCTAGTCTATTCTAATATTTTATAGTTTTTAACCCATCGCTAAGTTTCTTAATGCATATATATCAGTCTTTGAAAACGTGTTGATAAATCTTATTAGTATCTGGAAATGATGTCCAGTTTCGAGGTAAGCACGACATAACAATGACGTATTGCGACCTCAAAGATTCCAGGAAGGCATTTTAAGTAAACGTTAATAATGATTCATttttcagtaaatatatatatatactctcattCGTGTATTTTAGAATGACTGAtaaaaatataattattcaatTACAACTGTTAAAAATACAATTTTGCCGTCAGAATTGCGTACTGGCAACTGCAAGGTTCGTCCAACACCATATCAGGGCCAACTCTCTCTCGAGGCGCAGAGTGTTCTCCCACATGCTGGCGCGGACGGTGCAACCTCTCACGGGACTTTGATAAGTTTGCCTGTTGAGCTTGCCAGTGTACAGCTTTGACACTGTTCTGATAAACATTCTCAGCCCTAAGGTGTTGTGTATATCACAAGTAACTGTGATATTTGAAGAATATTTCAGCACAATTGTACAAAAATCGAACAATTCTTAAACCTTATCAGTAGCAATTGGAAGACATCGGTGGTTGGAGATGATGCAGAGGTTTCTGAATAGGAAGAACATGAGTGGGAAATGTGTGTGTACCGGGCTGCCAGGGTCTCCTCCCTGCTACGACTGCACCTTTAGTCTCAAACAACCACCTCCAAATTACGCTTCCCTGTCTGAAAATAAAAACAACCGTGGCAGCAGATATGTTCGCACCTCCAGCTCAACACGCAGAAGACACATCTCTCGTCGGTCCTCTGTCTCCCAAGAGGTCATTCTGGAGCCCTCAAGTTACTTCACCCAGCATCATGTCCTCCAGGACCCAGCAAGCTTGCATTACTCTCATGAATCTCTTTATGAAGCAACTGACGTTGAGGTAGCCAAAATATCtcgggcgatgggtcacattgggTTAGCAGTGGCTTGCCTGGTCAAAGGACAGCGGACAGAGACGGCAGCAGTTGCAAGTAATGTAGCCAGTTTCATGCCTGCCTCTGCTGCAATTCCTTACTTACACCACAAGATCTCCACCTCAAAGCTCGACCTGGCATCTCAGGTGAGTCTGCTAGAAAACATACTTAGGCAACTTactctctatatatatttttcttaaaATTTTCCCTCTTCTCTCACCTTCTCCACAGCCAAAGAAAGGGTTGTAATACTCCGTAGGCTCCGTTTTAATACTCCGTTATAATAGGGACTTTATAACTCGTTCTAACATTTGCTAGTGGATATTAATAATAAGAACATTTATTTGGTGGAGATGTAACCTCTTATTTAAGTTAAAACATTTCTtagggttgtggcaatgttttaGTATAGTGCTTTTTTATTTATGTTTCATTTGTCTTGTTAAATTTTTACAAGAACATTAGGCTTTGCTAATAGGGTGTTTAAAAGATTATACGAGCTGAAGCTGACGCTTGCGAATGTTGGCCGATGAGGGTATACACATaagtatagttgtgtgtgtgtgtgtgctctcctaattgtacataagaacataagaataaaggacactgcagaaggcctattgacacaTACGTAGAGGTGCATTAATGTTCTGTATGATATACACTTCTAGATGTTTGTGTGTTTATATTCTCATCTAGATGTGCCCATGTCATTCATTTTCTTACCGAAtttacatttaaagctgtgtgACAAATTGACTTCAAAAACTTCCTCATCCAGTCCTTTCCATTTATTTACGGCTTTTAAACTGAAGTACAAAAGCTCCTCTTGCCATTTCTGACATTTGTGTTTTTAGATTT of the Procambarus clarkii isolate CNS0578487 chromosome 56, FALCON_Pclarkii_2.0, whole genome shotgun sequence genome contains:
- the LOC123770669 gene encoding uncharacterized protein, which encodes MMQRFLNRKNMSGKCVCTGLPGSPPCYDCTFSLKQPPPNYASLSENKNNRGSRYVRTSSSTRRRHISRRSSVSQEVILEPSSYFTQHHVLQDPASLHYSHESLYEATDVEVAKISRAMGHIGLAVACLVKGQRTETAAVASNVASFMPASAAIPYLHHKISTSKLDLASQARCPPGHRLSEKDYHLLLTAIINHLPDHLYGDPALPQEVMAPLEASPLPCQLLVPE